One Telluria mixta DNA window includes the following coding sequences:
- the fliM gene encoding flagellar motor switch protein FliM, producing the protein MADNFLSQEEVDALLKGVNGDQDDVATPEDTSGVRTYNLATQERIVRGRMPTLEIINERFARYLRVGLFNFLRRSAEVSVGSVRVSKYSEFIRNLVVPTNLNLVHMKPLRGTALMVFDPGLVFLLVDNLFGGDGRFHTRVEGRDFTQTEQRIIMRILDIVFEAYAKSWEPVYPIEFEYIRSEMNTQFANIATPNEVVVSCTFTIELGSVSGQIHFCMPYSMVEPIRDALTSSIQGEALEVDKRWIRLLTQQIQVAEVELVAVLGHGKANFDEILNMKVGDVIPISVPETLQATVDGVPVMDCSYGVFNGQYALKVEKLLANSETFNK; encoded by the coding sequence ATGGCCGATAATTTTCTCTCACAGGAAGAAGTCGATGCCCTCCTAAAAGGGGTCAACGGCGATCAGGACGACGTCGCGACGCCTGAAGACACCTCGGGAGTCCGCACGTATAACCTGGCAACGCAGGAGCGGATCGTCCGCGGCCGCATGCCGACGCTCGAGATCATCAACGAGCGTTTCGCCAGGTATCTGCGCGTCGGCCTGTTCAACTTTTTGCGCCGCTCCGCCGAAGTGTCGGTGGGGTCGGTGCGCGTGTCGAAGTACAGCGAGTTCATCCGTAACCTCGTCGTGCCGACCAACCTGAACCTTGTCCACATGAAGCCGCTGCGCGGCACGGCCCTGATGGTGTTCGACCCGGGCCTCGTGTTCCTGCTCGTGGACAACCTGTTCGGCGGCGACGGCCGCTTCCACACGCGCGTGGAAGGCCGCGATTTCACGCAGACCGAACAACGCATCATCATGCGCATCCTCGACATCGTGTTCGAGGCGTATGCCAAGTCGTGGGAACCGGTGTACCCGATCGAATTCGAGTACATCCGCTCGGAGATGAACACGCAGTTCGCGAACATCGCCACCCCGAACGAAGTCGTGGTATCGTGCACTTTCACCATCGAGCTCGGTTCAGTGTCGGGCCAGATCCACTTCTGCATGCCCTATTCGATGGTCGAACCGATCCGCGACGCGCTGACGTCGAGCATCCAGGGCGAGGCGCTGGAAGTCGACAAGCGCTGGATCCGCCTGCTGACGCAGCAGATCCAGGTGGCGGAAGTGGAACTGGTGGCCGTGCTGGGCCACGGCAAGGCCAATTTCGACGAAATCCTGAACATGAAGGTCGGCGACGTGATCCCGATCTCGGTCCCGGAAACGCTCCAGGCCACCGTGGACGGCGTGCCCGTCATGGACTGCAGCTACGGCGTGTTCAACGGACAATATGCGCTGAAGGTCGAAAAACTGCTGGCGAACAGCGAAACCTTCAACAAGTAA
- the fliL gene encoding flagellar basal body-associated protein FliL, giving the protein MKANPKIKADPKADAAAPAASGGKGKLFIMIGAAVVVLGLGGGAGWYFMHGSSAEAAAEPAKKEHSSSKKKKKDEAPPEYVAVDAFTVNLQPEHGDQYLQVAFTLQVEGPEQVELIKANMAKVRSRVLLLLSGKKASEISTVEGKQQLAGEILAAVNEPFVPHGDEQEVSDVLFTSFIIQ; this is encoded by the coding sequence TTGAAAGCGAATCCAAAAATCAAAGCCGATCCGAAAGCGGATGCGGCGGCACCGGCAGCCAGCGGCGGTAAAGGCAAGCTGTTCATCATGATCGGCGCGGCCGTGGTCGTGCTCGGCCTGGGCGGGGGTGCCGGCTGGTACTTCATGCACGGCAGCAGCGCGGAAGCGGCGGCCGAACCGGCCAAGAAGGAACACTCGAGCAGCAAGAAAAAGAAGAAGGACGAGGCACCGCCCGAATACGTGGCTGTCGACGCCTTCACGGTCAACTTGCAGCCGGAGCACGGCGATCAATATCTGCAGGTCGCGTTCACCCTGCAGGTCGAGGGTCCGGAGCAGGTCGAGCTCATCAAGGCCAACATGGCCAAGGTGCGCAGCCGCGTGCTGCTGCTGTTGTCGGGCAAGAAGGCGTCCGAGATCAGCACGGTGGAAGGCAAGCAGCAACTGGCCGGCGAGATCCTCGCGGCGGTCAACGAACCGTTCGTGCCGCACGGTGACGAACAGGAAGTGTCGGACGTTCTCTTCACTTCCTTTATCATCCAGTAA
- a CDS encoding flagellar hook-length control protein FliK: MNTTSPLQLNTASGINQRPNNPGNGGSDGSQFSAMLSGELERSTLASMPAPAPAPAPAPKQEASKPAEADKSAQPDEAAPQAARPADSKADAADAKDDTAKADDDKAEDDSTAKAGDPASAMLALMASLHKPGADAGKTTTAAQAFDALSGKGKRTDAGQLAALQAAMKSVSKEAGTDVAGARTFSATSIKNPALAAAGADLGADKAAASADLRAALGNVKAEVKPQLDPAEFSLQQARDAALLAQKEQAPVATVAAAQLQPAMLEAAQAAAAASEELSAHVGTDAWNDQVGQKVIYMVGAEDQTASLTLNPPDLGPLQVVLSVSNGQADVTFSANQLEVRQALENALPRLQEMMKESGIALGNATVNAGMSNGGQAQQDQAMASNGFGRRNNGRGQGGNDAGTVVGEATVRPATRIARSGDLGVVDTFA; this comes from the coding sequence ATGAACACGACCTCCCCTCTCCAGCTCAACACGGCCAGCGGCATCAACCAGCGTCCGAACAACCCGGGCAATGGCGGCAGCGACGGCAGCCAGTTCAGCGCGATGCTGAGCGGCGAACTGGAGCGCAGCACACTCGCGTCCATGCCGGCGCCGGCACCTGCCCCCGCGCCCGCCCCGAAGCAGGAGGCGTCCAAGCCCGCCGAGGCGGACAAGTCTGCGCAGCCCGACGAGGCCGCACCGCAGGCCGCCAGGCCGGCCGACAGCAAGGCGGATGCCGCCGATGCGAAGGACGATACCGCCAAGGCCGACGACGACAAGGCCGAGGACGACAGCACGGCCAAGGCGGGCGACCCGGCCAGCGCGATGCTCGCGCTGATGGCAAGCCTGCACAAGCCGGGCGCGGACGCGGGCAAGACGACGACCGCGGCCCAGGCTTTCGACGCGCTGTCCGGCAAGGGCAAGCGCACGGACGCCGGCCAGCTGGCCGCGCTGCAGGCCGCGATGAAGTCGGTGTCGAAGGAAGCCGGCACGGACGTAGCCGGCGCCAGGACCTTCTCGGCCACGTCGATCAAGAACCCGGCCCTCGCGGCCGCCGGTGCCGACCTCGGCGCGGACAAGGCGGCGGCCTCGGCCGACCTGCGCGCCGCGCTGGGCAATGTCAAGGCGGAAGTCAAGCCGCAGCTGGATCCCGCCGAATTCAGCCTGCAGCAGGCGCGCGACGCCGCGCTGCTCGCCCAGAAGGAACAGGCACCGGTGGCGACCGTCGCGGCGGCCCAGCTGCAGCCGGCCATGCTGGAAGCGGCCCAGGCCGCGGCTGCGGCCAGCGAAGAGCTGTCGGCCCACGTCGGCACGGATGCGTGGAACGACCAGGTCGGCCAGAAGGTCATCTACATGGTCGGTGCCGAGGACCAGACCGCGTCGCTGACCCTCAACCCGCCGGACCTGGGTCCGCTGCAGGTGGTGCTGTCCGTCTCCAACGGCCAGGCCGACGTGACGTTCTCGGCAAACCAGCTGGAAGTCCGCCAGGCGCTGGAAAACGCCCTGCCCCGCCTGCAGGAAATGATGAAGGAGAGCGGCATCGCGCTGGGCAATGCGACCGTCAACGCGGGCATGTCGAACGGCGGCCAGGCGCAGCAGGACCAGGCGATGGCGTCGAACGGCTTCGGCCGGCGCAACAATGGTCGCGGCCAGGGCGGCAACGATGCGGGCACGGTGGTGGGCGAAGCCACGGTCCGGCCAGCCACGCGCATCGCACGGAGCGGCGATCTCGGGGTGGTCGATACCTTCGCGTAA
- the fliJ gene encoding flagellar export protein FliJ, whose product MANASALDTLIDLAQRESDACAKRLGAALKAVDEGEQKLQMLLGYRDDYANRLDAAQMAGITPLAYQNFVAFLGKLEQAIDGQREVLKHARVKADMEKKGWQESERKRLSYRTLNERAAAEALAIENKRDQKMMDDHAARTVRARR is encoded by the coding sequence ATGGCCAACGCATCCGCACTCGACACCCTGATCGACCTCGCCCAGCGCGAGTCCGACGCCTGCGCGAAGCGCCTGGGCGCGGCGCTGAAGGCCGTCGACGAGGGAGAGCAGAAGCTGCAGATGCTGCTCGGCTACCGCGACGACTACGCGAACCGGCTCGACGCGGCGCAAATGGCAGGCATCACCCCGTTGGCGTACCAGAATTTCGTCGCCTTCCTCGGCAAGCTGGAACAGGCGATCGACGGCCAGCGCGAAGTGCTGAAGCACGCGCGTGTCAAAGCCGACATGGAAAAGAAGGGCTGGCAGGAAAGCGAGCGCAAGCGCCTGTCATACCGGACCCTGAACGAACGCGCGGCCGCCGAGGCACTCGCGATCGAAAACAAGCGCGACCAGAAGATGATGGACGACCACGCGGCCCGCACGGTCCGCGCCAGGCGCTGA
- the fliI gene encoding flagellar protein export ATPase FliI: protein MNTHTGRWKAYLNDCGSVVDLVEPMQVSGRVTRVAGLVMECVGLKLAVGAACMIPVASGARIEAEVVGFEGERLFLMPQSDVEGVVPGSRVFPIEASMPKPGTVTHPRRRPMDRARHLPVGWGLLGRVVDGAGRPLDGKGPVSTEHMGPLNARPINPLDRVPISETLDVGVRAINAMLTVGRGQRLGLFAGTGVGKSVLLGMIARYTTADVIVVGLIGERGREVKEFIEQILGEEGLARSAVVAAPADSPPLMRLQGAAYATAIAEHFRDEGRNVLLIMDSLTRYAMAQREIALAIGEPPATKGYPPSVFAKLPVLVERAGNGQAGGGSITAFYTVLSEGDDQQDPIADAARGILDGHIVLNRKLAEAGHYPAIDIEQSISRAMHGITSREHQQAARTLKQLYSRYERSRDLISVGAYAPGTDPVLDKAIALNERIEAFLCQEIHDNVGMLQSLGELTSLFG, encoded by the coding sequence ATGAACACACATACCGGCCGCTGGAAGGCTTACCTGAACGACTGCGGCAGCGTGGTCGATCTCGTCGAGCCGATGCAGGTGTCGGGCCGCGTCACGCGCGTGGCCGGTCTCGTGATGGAGTGTGTCGGCCTGAAACTCGCGGTCGGCGCCGCCTGCATGATTCCGGTCGCGTCCGGTGCCCGGATCGAGGCGGAAGTCGTCGGCTTCGAGGGCGAACGCCTGTTCCTGATGCCGCAGTCGGACGTCGAAGGCGTCGTGCCCGGCTCGCGCGTGTTCCCGATCGAAGCGAGCATGCCGAAACCCGGCACCGTGACGCATCCGCGCCGCCGGCCGATGGACCGCGCGCGTCACCTGCCCGTCGGCTGGGGCCTGCTCGGCCGCGTCGTCGACGGCGCCGGCCGCCCGCTGGACGGCAAGGGCCCCGTCTCCACGGAACACATGGGGCCGCTGAACGCGCGCCCCATCAACCCGCTCGACCGCGTACCGATCTCGGAAACGCTGGACGTCGGCGTGCGCGCCATCAATGCCATGCTGACGGTGGGCCGCGGGCAACGTCTCGGCCTGTTCGCCGGTACTGGCGTCGGTAAATCCGTGCTGCTGGGCATGATTGCGCGCTATACGACGGCGGACGTGATCGTCGTGGGCCTGATCGGCGAACGGGGCCGCGAGGTGAAGGAATTCATCGAGCAGATCCTCGGCGAGGAAGGCCTGGCCCGCTCGGCCGTCGTGGCCGCGCCGGCCGACTCGCCGCCGCTGATGCGGCTGCAGGGCGCCGCCTACGCCACCGCCATCGCCGAACACTTCCGCGACGAGGGCCGGAACGTCCTGCTGATCATGGATTCGCTCACGCGTTACGCGATGGCCCAGCGCGAGATCGCCCTCGCCATCGGCGAACCGCCGGCAACGAAAGGCTATCCGCCGTCCGTGTTCGCGAAACTGCCCGTGCTGGTGGAGCGCGCGGGCAACGGCCAGGCCGGCGGCGGCTCGATCACGGCGTTCTATACCGTGCTGTCGGAAGGCGACGACCAGCAGGACCCGATCGCCGACGCGGCGCGCGGTATCCTGGACGGCCACATCGTGCTGAACCGCAAACTGGCCGAGGCGGGCCACTACCCCGCCATCGACATCGAACAATCGATCTCGCGCGCGATGCACGGCATCACGTCGCGCGAGCACCAGCAGGCCGCGCGCACCTTGAAACAGCTGTATTCGCGCTACGAGCGTTCGCGCGACCTGATCAGCGTGGGCGCCTACGCGCCCGGCACGGACCCGGTGCTGGACAAGGCCATCGCCTTGAACGAACGGATCGAGGCCTTCCTGTGCCAGGAAATCCACGACAACGTCGGCATGCTGCAGAGCTTGGGGGAATTGACCTCGCTGTTCGGCTGA
- a CDS encoding flagellar assembly protein FliH, with product MTSFGDERPSVRAQREAEAAAAAAAARAYEPPPQSESMIQLPTAEELEAIRAAARDEGYAEGLEAGQAEGHAAGYEEGLSLGRAEAAEELEHLRELATTFGDAVTQADEAISNDVLELALHLARGMVRTAFDVKPDLIIPVVREAIDYLPNLQQPALLMLHPEDALIVRSGIGHELDKNGWRIVEDDNIARGGCRVDTASNQIDAQIGARWQRLTHALGKDLDWLE from the coding sequence ATGACGTCGTTCGGCGACGAGCGTCCCAGCGTCCGTGCCCAGCGCGAAGCCGAAGCCGCCGCTGCCGCGGCCGCCGCGCGCGCGTACGAACCGCCGCCCCAGTCGGAGTCCATGATCCAGCTGCCGACCGCGGAAGAGCTCGAAGCGATCCGCGCCGCCGCGCGCGACGAAGGCTATGCGGAAGGTCTCGAAGCGGGCCAGGCCGAAGGCCATGCCGCCGGCTACGAGGAAGGACTCTCGCTCGGCCGCGCCGAAGCGGCCGAGGAACTGGAACACCTGCGCGAACTCGCCACGACGTTCGGCGACGCCGTCACGCAAGCCGACGAAGCCATCTCCAACGACGTGCTGGAACTCGCGCTGCACCTGGCGCGCGGCATGGTGCGCACGGCGTTCGACGTGAAGCCGGACCTGATCATCCCCGTCGTGCGCGAAGCCATCGACTACCTGCCGAACCTGCAACAGCCGGCCCTGCTGATGCTGCATCCGGAAGACGCGCTGATCGTTCGCAGCGGCATTGGCCACGAGCTGGACAAGAACGGCTGGCGCATCGTCGAAGACGACAACATCGCGCGCGGCGGCTGCCGCGTGGACACGGCCAGCAACCAGATCGACGCCCAGATCGGCGCACGCTGGCAGCGCCTGACGCATGCGCTGGGCAAGGACCTGGACTGGCTGGAATGA
- the fliG gene encoding flagellar motor switch protein FliG → MSDKDKDKESTTKAAILMLALGEAEAAEVMKFLGPREVLKLGAAMAQMKAVQHEEVLTVLGEFRERVDLQSTVGLDSDEYIRQVLTKALGDDKAAVLLNRILGGKDASGIESLKWMDSPSVAELIRNEHPQIIATILVHLERDQACEVLAHFTDRLRNDVVLRIATLDGVQPAALRELNDVLTKLLSGNENIKKSSLGGVRTAAEILNFMSGEQESSVMENIKNYDNDMAQKIMDEMFVFDNIIDIDDRGIQLLLREVQSEMLIIALKGASQDLRDKIFKNMSQRAAEMMREDLESKGPVRLSEVETQQKQILQIVRRLADEGQIVLGGKGEDSFV, encoded by the coding sequence ATGAGCGACAAGGACAAGGACAAGGAAAGCACGACCAAGGCGGCCATCCTGATGCTGGCGCTGGGCGAGGCCGAAGCGGCCGAAGTGATGAAGTTCCTCGGCCCGCGCGAAGTGCTCAAGCTGGGCGCCGCGATGGCGCAGATGAAGGCCGTGCAGCACGAGGAAGTCCTCACGGTGCTGGGCGAATTCCGCGAGCGCGTCGACCTGCAGTCGACCGTCGGCCTCGATTCGGACGAGTACATCCGCCAGGTGCTGACCAAGGCCCTCGGCGACGACAAGGCCGCCGTGCTGCTGAACCGCATCCTGGGCGGCAAGGACGCCTCCGGCATCGAGAGCCTGAAGTGGATGGATTCGCCGTCCGTGGCGGAACTGATCCGCAACGAGCACCCGCAGATCATCGCGACGATCCTCGTGCACCTCGAGCGCGACCAGGCCTGCGAAGTGCTGGCCCATTTCACGGACCGCCTGCGCAACGACGTCGTGCTGCGTATCGCCACCCTGGACGGCGTGCAGCCGGCCGCGCTGCGCGAACTGAACGACGTGCTGACCAAGCTGCTGTCGGGCAACGAGAACATCAAGAAGTCGTCGCTGGGCGGCGTGCGCACCGCGGCCGAGATCCTGAACTTCATGAGCGGCGAGCAGGAAAGCTCGGTCATGGAGAACATCAAGAACTACGACAACGACATGGCGCAGAAGATCATGGACGAGATGTTCGTGTTCGACAACATCATCGATATCGACGACCGCGGCATCCAGCTGCTGTTGCGCGAAGTGCAGTCGGAGATGCTGATCATCGCATTGAAAGGCGCGTCGCAGGACTTGCGCGATAAAATCTTCAAAAACATGTCGCAACGTGCGGCGGAAATGATGCGCGAAGACCTGGAATCGAAAGGTCCCGTGCGTCTGTCTGAAGTGGAAACCCAGCAGAAGCAGATCCTGCAAATCGTCCGGCGTCTCGCCGACGAAGGCCAGATCGTGCTGGGCGGCAAAGGTGAGGATTCGTTCGTCTGA
- the fliF gene encoding flagellar basal-body MS-ring/collar protein FliF: MATTAEELLDSDIATPADEKPKFWQTTNGKRIVIGGAIAGVVAIVAALWLWTSAPEYKVLFSNYTDKDGGAITASLDQMGVKYKFSESGSAILVPADRIHDLRLKLAQQGLPRAGNVGFELLENQKLGTSQFVEQVNYQRSLEGELANSIQSLAAVSSARVHLALPKPSVFVRDQQKPTASVLLNLQPGRALDQAQVSAIVHLVASSIPELTPSNVTVVDQNGTLLSDSANKNGKQLDPNQLKYVEALQQNIVKQVQSIIAPLVGQNNVRAEATAEVDFAQTDTAAEMYKPNSPPEPQAIRSQQTSEQTGPGSTNPSGIPGALSNQPPGVATAPLEGGAQPQGQATTTGPSRKDATTNYEVDKTIRYEQKPMGGIQRLTVGVVVNYRRSIDPKTGKVVVKPLTAAEVAQINELVKQAMGYSQARGDTLNVTNAPFDGVDKPEEQAPDWWKDPANLPLAKDIARYVFIALVLAFLWFRFVRPLLKPAIKKFDEAVAIPPEPEPEEPEPEPEPDPEEEARVLREAEEHQKVQVYKSNLEMAKDMAKNDPRIVANVIKEWLGTE, encoded by the coding sequence ATGGCAACGACAGCGGAAGAACTCCTCGACAGCGACATCGCAACCCCGGCCGACGAGAAGCCGAAGTTCTGGCAGACGACGAACGGTAAACGCATCGTCATCGGCGGCGCCATCGCCGGCGTGGTGGCCATCGTCGCCGCATTGTGGCTGTGGACGTCAGCGCCGGAATACAAGGTGCTGTTCTCCAACTACACCGACAAGGACGGCGGCGCCATCACCGCATCGCTCGACCAGATGGGGGTCAAGTACAAATTCTCCGAGAGCGGCAGCGCGATCCTCGTGCCGGCCGACCGCATCCACGACCTGCGCCTGAAGCTGGCCCAGCAAGGCCTGCCGCGCGCCGGCAACGTCGGCTTCGAGCTGCTCGAGAACCAGAAGCTGGGCACGTCGCAATTCGTCGAGCAGGTCAACTACCAGCGCTCGCTGGAGGGCGAGCTGGCCAATTCGATCCAGTCGCTGGCCGCCGTCTCGTCGGCCCGCGTGCACCTGGCGCTGCCGAAGCCGTCCGTGTTCGTGCGCGACCAGCAGAAGCCGACCGCCTCCGTGCTGCTGAACCTGCAACCGGGCCGCGCCCTTGACCAGGCCCAGGTCAGCGCCATCGTGCACCTGGTGGCCTCGTCGATCCCGGAACTGACGCCGTCCAACGTGACCGTCGTCGACCAGAACGGCACCTTGCTGTCGGACAGCGCGAACAAGAACGGCAAGCAGCTCGACCCGAACCAGCTGAAGTACGTCGAGGCGCTGCAGCAGAACATCGTCAAGCAGGTCCAGTCGATCATCGCCCCGCTCGTGGGCCAGAACAACGTGCGTGCCGAAGCGACGGCCGAAGTCGACTTCGCCCAGACCGACACCGCGGCCGAGATGTACAAGCCGAACTCGCCGCCGGAACCGCAGGCGATCCGCAGCCAGCAGACGTCCGAGCAGACCGGTCCGGGCAGCACGAACCCGTCCGGCATCCCGGGCGCGCTGTCGAACCAGCCGCCGGGCGTGGCGACCGCACCGCTCGAAGGCGGCGCCCAGCCGCAAGGCCAGGCAACGACGACCGGCCCGAGCCGCAAGGATGCCACGACCAATTACGAAGTCGACAAGACCATCCGCTACGAGCAGAAGCCGATGGGCGGCATCCAGCGCCTGACGGTCGGCGTGGTGGTGAACTACCGCCGCAGCATCGATCCGAAGACGGGCAAGGTCGTCGTCAAGCCGCTCACCGCCGCCGAAGTCGCGCAGATCAACGAACTGGTCAAGCAGGCCATGGGCTACAGCCAGGCGCGCGGCGACACGCTGAACGTGACGAACGCCCCGTTCGACGGCGTCGACAAGCCGGAAGAGCAGGCGCCGGACTGGTGGAAGGATCCCGCCAACCTGCCGCTGGCGAAGGACATCGCACGCTACGTCTTCATCGCCCTCGTGCTGGCCTTCCTGTGGTTCCGCTTCGTGCGGCCGCTGCTCAAGCCGGCGATCAAGAAGTTCGACGAAGCCGTGGCGATCCCGCCCGAGCCGGAACCGGAAGAGCCGGAACCGGAACCGGAGCCGGATCCCGAAGAAGAAGCCCGCGTGCTGCGCGAGGCGGAAGAACACCAGAAGGTCCAGGTCTACAAGAGCAACCTGGAAATGGCGAAAGACATGGCGAAGAACGATCCGCGTATCGTGGCCAACGTGATCAAGGAATGGCTGGGGACTGAATAA
- the fliE gene encoding flagellar hook-basal body complex protein FliE, translating into MNIGGIDSSRIEAMMAQLKSAAQKPAGPASPAEALGGLGGIGKLGAPDAAESSTKVSFSDALKASLQNVSNAQNQADDMGKKFAAGDDSVSLSDTMIAMQKASISFQATVQVRNKLVSAYHDIMNMQV; encoded by the coding sequence ATGAACATCGGCGGCATCGACAGCAGCCGGATCGAAGCGATGATGGCGCAGCTGAAGTCGGCGGCACAGAAGCCGGCCGGCCCGGCATCGCCTGCGGAAGCGCTGGGCGGGCTGGGCGGCATCGGCAAGCTGGGGGCCCCGGATGCCGCCGAATCATCGACCAAGGTCAGCTTCTCGGATGCGCTGAAGGCGTCGCTGCAGAACGTCAGCAACGCCCAGAACCAGGCGGACGACATGGGCAAGAAGTTCGCCGCTGGCGACGATTCCGTGAGCCTGTCCGACACGATGATCGCAATGCAGAAAGCGAGCATCAGCTTCCAGGCCACGGTGCAGGTGCGCAACAAGCTGGTGTCGGCTTATCACGACATCATGAACATGCAGGTGTAA
- a CDS encoding flagellar brake protein has translation MQAITDAELEAWHDYEVESPREIVALLRQIAEKNQLIRMLIKGEADVCVTSLLDVDPDTGTVVIDRSVSLEQNTRIVAAGTVRCDTSLDKIRIVFGLDNLREVQFEGGTALSAAIPASLIRLQRREFYRMPTPVTNPVRATIPLPAELGGGTAVFPLADISCGGVAIYDNKLQLGTTIGDTFPDCRIDLPEIGPVTCSLQVRNSIDMTLLNNKTSRRLGCQFIDISRGNLAAVQRYITKLERERNARLAGLA, from the coding sequence ATGCAAGCAATCACTGACGCCGAATTAGAAGCCTGGCACGACTACGAGGTCGAGTCGCCCAGGGAAATCGTGGCCCTGCTGCGCCAGATCGCCGAAAAGAACCAGCTGATCCGCATGCTGATCAAGGGCGAGGCCGACGTGTGCGTCACGTCGCTGCTGGATGTCGATCCGGATACGGGCACCGTCGTCATCGACCGCTCCGTCAGCCTCGAGCAGAATACGCGCATCGTGGCGGCCGGCACGGTCCGGTGCGACACGTCGCTGGACAAGATCCGCATCGTATTCGGCCTGGACAACCTGCGCGAGGTGCAGTTCGAAGGCGGCACCGCGCTGTCCGCCGCGATCCCCGCGAGCCTGATCCGCCTGCAGCGGCGCGAGTTCTACCGCATGCCGACGCCGGTGACGAATCCCGTGCGCGCGACGATCCCCCTGCCGGCCGAACTGGGCGGCGGCACCGCCGTGTTCCCGCTGGCCGACATCAGCTGCGGCGGCGTCGCCATCTACGACAACAAGCTGCAGCTCGGCACGACCATCGGCGACACCTTCCCGGACTGCCGCATCGACCTGCCGGAAATCGGGCCCGTGACCTGCTCGTTGCAAGTCCGCAACTCGATCGACATGACGCTGCTCAACAACAAAACGAGCCGCCGCCTGGGCTGCCAGTTCATCGACATCTCACGCGGCAACCTCGCCGCCGTGCAGCGCTACATCACCAAGCTGGAACGCGAGCGCAACGCCCGCCTGGCCGGCCTTGCCTGA
- a CDS encoding EscU/YscU/HrcU family type III secretion system export apparatus switch protein, whose translation MMDKDKPTRRQSAVALAYGAGDAAPKVVAKGKGLVAEQIIGRAQEAGVFVHESKELVALLMKVDLDRQIPPTLYRAIAELLAWLYYIESAQVSGQTPPPAPDTARLLPPQESTPVDTDASNH comes from the coding sequence ATGATGGACAAGGATAAGCCGACGCGCCGCCAGAGCGCCGTCGCGCTCGCGTACGGCGCCGGCGATGCCGCGCCGAAGGTCGTTGCCAAGGGCAAGGGGCTTGTCGCCGAACAGATCATCGGCCGCGCGCAAGAGGCCGGCGTGTTCGTGCACGAATCGAAGGAACTGGTGGCGTTGCTGATGAAAGTCGACCTCGACCGCCAGATCCCGCCGACCCTCTACCGCGCCATTGCCGAACTATTGGCGTGGCTCTATTATATTGAATCAGCGCAAGTTTCCGGGCAGACACCACCGCCCGCACCGGACACGGCCCGCCTCCTCCCACCCCAAGAAAGCACCCCGGTTGACACAGATGCAAGCAATCACTGA